A region from the Ancylothrix sp. D3o genome encodes:
- a CDS encoding HEAT repeat domain-containing protein, whose protein sequence is MSTEPDDKQLTLYAEQLANPDEAVRLQTVRTLAALSDNPKIQQLLFAGLGDASWRVRRAVVEVVSKHSSDILSASLLRSLRVSHRNASILSAVLELFVKSKCDVIPALIESLNDSDTDLRIYSALALGEQKDSRAIPALIRALDDSDQNVRYHAIDALGHLKAAEAVQPLTTIALSGDFFLAFAALDSLRRIGDPAVVYELVPLLEDEMLCTAVAETLGELGDASMAKPLGMLFNKPNAPVDDLLIAVNNLYERYEKTYQEGGYIADVVGAALTKEGAEKLIQALRNHSSPQLRIGVQILSRLNIPEVHRTLTQLLAKPALRSPAVEALVRYGKEVTPLLVEQLQSDNTEIRRAAVLALGKIGDSSAVPALTELLTNDPQTTVVTAGALASIGDRRAFDALLSLCGHPEASVRQAVVGALNSLGHPAMLNRMVDLLQDPDPLMRESAVKIAGYFAFTECVTLLLDRCHDADENVRRAAVELVPYIENGPVLPTLINALQNDTPKVRAAAARAFGQIDSSLAYSHLLSALQDSDPWVRYYAARSLGSLDISQAVDPLGAVAKNDPAQQVRLAAIDALGVLGGYRAAAILAPLTEAEADVAAAALKALGNISEPNSLPPLLRALNSSVPVCRRCAIRALGKRGGCGVETTLADIATFDFDTEIVQAAIEALASLGTPLAIEALVNLMANPIRNADCVAALAHLQDHHIEAVGRGLLHPDADVRRSVVEVLTRMKHPRSSEFLISALDDKEPAVRLAAVMGLELLGNRYAERKVALLAYTDPDLTVRRAAVAFQSP, encoded by the coding sequence ATGAGTACAGAACCCGATGATAAACAACTAACACTTTATGCCGAACAACTAGCGAACCCTGATGAAGCCGTGCGCTTGCAAACTGTGCGGACTTTGGCTGCTTTATCAGACAACCCTAAAATTCAGCAGTTGCTCTTTGCTGGCTTGGGGGATGCAAGTTGGCGGGTGCGGCGAGCGGTAGTCGAAGTTGTCTCTAAGCACAGCAGCGACATACTTTCAGCCTCGCTGTTGCGCTCCTTAAGAGTTTCTCACCGCAACGCCAGCATTTTAAGCGCGGTGCTAGAGCTTTTTGTTAAGAGCAAGTGCGATGTTATTCCCGCTTTGATAGAAAGCCTGAATGACAGCGATACAGACCTGCGGATATATTCGGCTTTGGCTTTGGGAGAGCAAAAAGACTCTCGTGCTATACCGGCCCTGATCCGAGCCCTCGACGATAGCGATCAAAATGTCCGCTATCATGCCATTGATGCCCTGGGGCACCTCAAAGCAGCAGAGGCAGTTCAACCCCTGACAACCATTGCTCTTTCAGGAGATTTCTTTTTGGCTTTTGCAGCCCTCGACAGTTTGCGACGAATTGGCGACCCGGCTGTGGTTTATGAGCTTGTGCCGTTGTTGGAGGATGAAATGCTCTGTACAGCGGTGGCGGAGACTTTGGGTGAGTTGGGGGATGCCAGCATGGCTAAACCTCTGGGGATGCTTTTTAATAAGCCCAATGCGCCGGTCGATGATCTTCTGATCGCTGTTAACAATCTTTACGAGCGTTATGAAAAAACTTATCAGGAAGGCGGTTATATTGCAGACGTGGTAGGAGCAGCCCTCACTAAAGAGGGGGCAGAAAAACTAATTCAGGCTCTCCGCAACCATAGCAGCCCCCAACTGAGGATTGGTGTTCAGATCCTCAGTCGCCTGAATATTCCAGAAGTCCACCGCACTTTGACGCAGTTACTGGCAAAACCGGCGCTGCGAAGTCCGGCAGTTGAGGCTCTGGTGCGTTATGGCAAGGAAGTTACGCCTTTACTGGTAGAACAATTGCAATCAGATAATACAGAAATCCGCCGTGCAGCCGTGCTGGCCTTGGGCAAAATTGGAGATAGCAGTGCAGTTCCGGCTTTGACAGAGTTGCTGACAAACGACCCTCAAACAACAGTGGTGACTGCCGGGGCGCTGGCGAGTATTGGTGATCGGCGCGCTTTTGATGCTTTGTTATCGCTTTGTGGCCACCCAGAAGCCTCTGTGCGTCAAGCGGTGGTGGGGGCGCTCAATTCGCTTGGTCATCCGGCTATGCTCAATCGGATGGTCGATTTGTTGCAAGATCCAGACCCGCTGATGCGGGAGTCGGCTGTTAAAATTGCTGGGTATTTTGCTTTTACAGAATGTGTGACTTTGCTTTTGGATCGCTGTCACGATGCTGATGAAAATGTGCGGCGAGCGGCGGTTGAGTTGGTTCCTTATATTGAAAATGGGCCGGTGTTACCAACTTTAATTAATGCCTTGCAAAATGACACCCCCAAGGTGCGGGCTGCGGCGGCAAGGGCTTTTGGACAAATTGATAGCTCTTTGGCTTATTCTCACCTTCTCAGTGCTTTGCAAGATTCTGACCCCTGGGTTCGCTATTACGCAGCGCGTTCGCTTGGTTCTTTGGATATTTCCCAAGCTGTCGATCCTTTGGGGGCTGTGGCTAAAAATGATCCAGCCCAGCAGGTTCGGTTGGCTGCTATTGACGCGCTGGGCGTTCTGGGTGGCTACCGGGCGGCGGCTATTCTCGCTCCGCTAACAGAAGCAGAAGCGGATGTTGCTGCGGCTGCTTTGAAGGCTTTGGGAAATATTTCTGAACCCAATTCTCTACCGCCGCTGTTGCGGGCGCTGAATTCTTCTGTGCCGGTGTGCCGCCGATGTGCAATTCGTGCTTTAGGAAAACGTGGCGGGTGCGGGGTTGAGACAACTTTGGCGGATATTGCTACTTTTGACTTTGATACTGAAATTGTCCAGGCGGCGATTGAGGCTTTGGCTTCTTTGGGAACTCCTCTGGCGATTGAGGCTTTGGTGAATTTAATGGCTAACCCCATTCGTAATGCTGATTGTGTGGCGGCTTTGGCTCATCTTCAAGATCACCATATTGAGGCAGTTGGGCGTGGTTTGCTTCACCCGGATGCTGATGTCCGTCGTTCTGTGGTGGAGGTGCTTACCCGCATGAAGCACCCGCGATCATCGGAGTTTTTAATTTCGGCTCTGGATGATAAAGAGCCTGCTGTCCGCTTGGCTGCTGTGATGGGGCTGGAACTTTTGGGTAATCGTTATGCTGAACGAAAGGTGGCTTTATTGGCTTATACTGACCCGGATCTGACTGTCCGCCGTGCGGCTGTGGCTTTTCAATCGCCCTAG
- a CDS encoding protein-glutamate O-methyltransferase CheR — translation MKYEENSNFTDSTVLLLRDLIEERTGINYDIGGVEMLTEKLLSCSLEGGFESLLDYYYFLKYDYSPDAWKRLMDALTVAETYFWREMDQIHALVDVLVPEYFSRSQPHPLRIWSAACASGEEPLSIAMALNEKGWFYRAPIDIYASDVSLKSLDKAKSGVYTERSFRNLPESLQEKYFSKTEKDSSGFSGDGYGAGSASPPESSSLNSSVKKFNFLGSSSEKTWRVSADLHSRIQWQQANLVDESEIKFLASSHIIFCRNVFIYFSQNSIRKTLRMFAEYMPQRAYLCVAASESLLKLSSEFDLKEIGGAFIYVKS, via the coding sequence ATGAAATATGAAGAAAATTCCAACTTTACTGATAGTACGGTGCTACTGTTGCGGGATTTAATAGAGGAACGAACGGGGATTAATTATGATATTGGGGGGGTAGAAATGCTGACTGAAAAGCTTTTATCTTGCTCTTTGGAAGGGGGCTTTGAGTCTTTGCTTGATTATTATTACTTTTTGAAATATGATTACTCTCCTGATGCTTGGAAGCGGCTTATGGATGCTCTGACGGTTGCTGAAACTTATTTTTGGCGGGAAATGGATCAGATCCACGCTTTGGTTGATGTTTTGGTGCCGGAATATTTCTCCCGCAGCCAACCTCACCCACTGCGGATCTGGAGTGCTGCTTGTGCGAGTGGTGAGGAGCCTCTTTCTATTGCAATGGCTCTTAATGAGAAGGGTTGGTTTTATCGCGCTCCTATTGATATTTATGCTTCTGATGTTAGCCTGAAATCTCTTGATAAGGCTAAGTCTGGTGTCTATACTGAGCGTTCTTTTCGCAATTTACCGGAGTCTTTACAAGAAAAATATTTCTCCAAAACAGAGAAGGATTCCAGCGGCTTTTCTGGGGATGGCTACGGGGCTGGCTCGGCTTCTCCACCGGAATCAAGCTCTTTAAATTCTAGTGTAAAAAAGTTTAATTTTTTAGGAAGCAGTTCAGAAAAAACCTGGCGGGTGTCTGCCGATTTGCACAGCCGTATTCAGTGGCAGCAAGCTAATTTGGTGGATGAGTCGGAGATTAAGTTTTTAGCTTCTTCTCACATTATTTTTTGCAGGAATGTATTTATTTATTTTTCTCAAAATTCTATTCGCAAAACTTTGCGGATGTTTGCTGAGTATATGCCTCAGCGTGCCTATTTATGTGTGGCGGCTTCTGAGTCTTTGTTAAAGCTATCTTCGGAATTTGATCTGAAAGAAATAGGGGGGGCTTTTATTTACGTCAAATCTTAA